The Pogona vitticeps strain Pit_001003342236 chromosome 3, PviZW2.1, whole genome shotgun sequence genome includes a window with the following:
- the LOC110078447 gene encoding E3 ubiquitin-protein ligase RNF130, giving the protein MILKWILPSWIFLSCIPVLDLLNCSAFLASAVNPPYFTALLNVTVIHPNSSVSINLEHGRYGQESPKRAVTGLLLEPLPINGVTNRLGCDARTRFHIPPNITHWIALLERGNCTFRQKVLRAASQNVSAVVIYNNETHQDHVTMTHQGTGDIVTVMISQQKAKEILNYLEKNMTLLISIKVGSHFESKHFSHSSYFDRSSSLVFVAIPFIILALISSAWIIFYFIQKIRHKFAHDQNQLIEMSKEEGEVSLYDEYSA; this is encoded by the exons atGATCCTAAAATGGATTTTGCCTTCCTGGATCTTTTTATCCTGTATACCTGTTTTGGACCTGTTGAACTGTTCTGCTTTCCTTGCTAGTGCAGTTAATCCACCGTATTTTACTGCCCTCCTGAATGTGACTGTAATTCATCctaattcttctgtttccataaaCCTTGAACATGGACGTTATGGACAAGAATCACCCAAAAGAGCTGTCACGGGCCTGCTTCTGGAGCCTCTGCCAATCAATGGAGTGACAAATCGTTTAGGATGTGATGCACGAACACGGTTTCACATTCCTCCAAACATCACCCACTGGATAGCTCTGCTGGAGAGAGGAAACTGCACTTTCAGACAAAAGGTACTGCGGGCAGCTTCTCAGAATGTTTCTGCTGTAGTAATTTACAACAACGAAACCCACCAGGATCATGTCACTATGACTCATCAAGGAACTGGAGATATAGTCACTGTCATGATCAGTCAACAGAAGGCGAAGGAGATCTTGAATTACTTAGAAAAGAATATGACACTTTTAATATCAATAAAAGTTGGAAGCCATTTCGAAAGCAAACACTTCAGTCATAGTAGCTACTTTGATCGTAGCAGTTCTCTTGTCTTCGTAGCAATACCATTTATAATTCTGGCACTAATTTCTTCAGCATggataatattttatttcatccAGAAGATCAGACATAAATTTGCACATGATCAAAACCAG CTTATTGAAAtgtcaaaagaagaaggagaagtaaGCCTGTATGATGAGTATTCAGCATGA